The genomic stretch ATCTAACTTATTGTCTTTGCGTGTattattctttaacattttcCAGTAAAGTTTTGCATTTGTAAGTCCtccattttttaatttcattgtttgatttttatcataAGCGTATTTCTTTTTTCTATTTGTACTTTTATAAAGACTCCTAGATTCTACTTTGTCTATTTTCATCTGAAGAAAACTCTCTGTACAAATTAAGAGTCATAtaataacactttttaaatatttacattcatTATCAACATATGCAgcattaaaaatagttttatcaacaGAATATGCCTTGACAACTcgcttttttaaaataatggtGAACTTGTATTTTAAATTACATCACACAATTGGGTTAAATGACTATAACTAATTTCAATTTTTGGGTTTGATCAATACAGCCACGAATTTAATGCATTTATATGAACTTTCCAGAAAgggaatttatttctgcgttgaataataTCAAGTTTGTGAAATGTATGAAGTATTGGctattcaaagcgatgcaccctgttttcgggtcatttcgtgttgaataccttgttttatatatatttgaaagtgatATTGTTTCCAGAGCAGTTGGTTTTTCgttaaaattttattattttccattCAAAATTATCTTTTTGGCCTAGtgcgtagccccaaggccatagtaatgtTACAAATTTCTGAGCGTATCCGAATTGGCTTGCTTCCAAAATCCAAagtcccaaaagtccgatttaccactaaattcatgcgcaataaaattagaacttcgcagatctcaataacccgccttgttaATACAGAACCTCGCTCTATAAAACATAACAGTgctgctaagcattggctacaaCAAATACGCTTTAACAGTACAccatcaaaataaaaaacaatattggaAACAAAAGGTTTAATGTATTTGCAACAAATGTATGACTcgttattttatttaagcaaCACCGTGAAATGATGACGAAACACTGGActgtaaaaaatgtaaacattttcttaaaacaatttgCAAATTAAACATCGGATTTTTAACGAAAACCGTTCTTTTCCAAGCACATGGCAGCTGGGCAGAATGGTGCCCGTGGTCTGGTTGCACAGTTACGTGTGATGTGGGTCTAAGAAAGAGGTCAAGAACCTGCAATGAGGACTATTGCGCCGGAGATACGAGCGAGAATACAGTTTGTCTTCAAGAACCATGCGCTAACAGAAGTAAGTATCAGATTccgcttaatattgataaaaatggAGTTGTTCAAAATGTTAAACAGTCAACTTATTCTAttcattataaaaacaacatttatcaCGTTTAACTTAGATGGAGGCTGGTCGAGTTGGGGTGGCTGGCAGAGCTGTTCAGTGTCATGTGGAGTGGGTCTAAAAGTGCAACGCAGGACCTGCAACAGCCCGAGTCCCTCCGCCTACGGCAAGGGTTGTGAGGGGAACTCGGAGACGTCAGCCGTATGTGTCAACACACCATGTAAGTAAATGTGTTCAATCtagtttatataaatgtaaattatggCTGTATTGTTGAGGGCGACTTAAGCTAAGGAATAGGACCTTTATCAGCCCAATTTCGACATTATACGACAAAGCCTATGAGAGAAACACCGAAGCATTCGAAGTTTGTAACAACACAACATGTGAGTAAACAGTGTATGCCCAAATGTATAAGAAGAACGGCAAGACTTGTGAGGGCGACTTTTAAGAGTAAACTGAATGCGCATCAACACATCATGGAGTTAAATGTGTTTGATCAAGTTTATATGACGGTAACGATTTAAAATAGATTACAGAAATTACATGACAacctttatttaaacattatacgAAGAATAATCTACATTTACATTTGGTGTAAATCATGTGTCTGTACTGAAAAGAATGAACAAAATGATGAGTATTAAGCCATTCATTGCGTGTTAACGATTTCAAAGACTGacttaagaataaatcattgaatacgtttGAAATCGGTGCCAATTTTTCACGTTGTGCAGCGAAACCATGTTAATGAATGCTGTCCACATCGAATTTTTGGTGAAAAACAGAGGcgtattaaaaaaagtaattctgGTGCatttcaaattgccataagcaCCATAAAATTCTGTCtttaatgcactagttgaaattcttacgAAAAATTGTTATAACAAGTTATTAAAAAAGCCCCACTAGcctgtgtttacatccattaatagTTAATTTTGAACCCCagaaagtcacgtgatcctgcatcctgaaCCATAAGACAAAGCATAAGCCTTACTAGTCTCATAGTAACCCGTGATATTTCTAAGACCGATGACCGTAAAATACATAAAACCGAAGTACAAAAATAATTGACACATAATCTTTTTGAAATACgaatacatttttattacaaataatactAAAAATTACTTAATATAACTGAAGTGCAAAATGCATTACAATTTGGACGGTTGTTATTTTGAACAACCAGTTTTTCAATGAGGATGCTTATAAATATAATGGTTAAGCTCTTACGTTATAATAGACTACTCAGATTTGTAATTAATGAGTTATCGTCAAACTTACATAAGACTGAAACCAAGAAACTATATAATGGATCGTAGTTAAATGCTAATTCAAATAAAAGGATGTTGGTCTTCCACTAGTCTATGGTTATTATTACTTTATCaccttaacatttaaaacatgaatACAACGCCACAAGCATTATCATCGCAACTATAAGCACAACTTAGTCACGCCAGTCACGAACACACATGAGTCCCTAAAGATCGACATCTTGTTGTTATTTATTGACTACAAACACTAAATTAAAGCACGGTAGGTAAGGATCACTTTACGTTTGGCGAATGTTGAACGTGTAAGTGTAGTTGTTTTGCACACTTGCGGGTTTACTGGATTTTGGCAGATGGTAGCAACGTTGTATGCATGGCTCTGAGTGTCGCTCTTGACGTTATTTTTCGAAAGGTTGATGCTAATTCAAACTCCGCGCAGTTATTACATCCGCCTgggttaaaggggtcttttcacgttttggtaaattgacaaaattaaaaataattgttttatattcgcaaattttcgttgtagttatgatatttgtgaggaaacagtaatactgaaaatttgccatgctctaaaacattaattatatgcatcttttgacgatttaaaaacctgaaaattataaaacgtttcaACGCgagacgattgaataatttgagaggttctgttgttgtcgttatattttgtgacactacgaggattgcttatataaagtataaaacacatcactcattgtatgagcgcggatggccgcgtggtctaagcattagacttttactccaggggtcagtggtttgaggttacttttttctttctttaattttattctcgtgttttttttactggagctttttaattccaatatttacatatatcataataaagcatttaatgacaaacctcaatacatgccaaaatctgtgaaaaaggtcTCATTAACGACAGCAACTGCATTTACAATCCAAATACTTTCGTATCTCGAATATCTATAAGCCTTTTGGGCGACCTACACAAGGgagatatatcgtgttaaatatatcgtgcgtcgccgcgactgtcgcgcaaaatatcgtgcgtcgccgcgaccgTCGCAAAAAATATCgggcgtcgccgcgactgtcgcgaaaaatatcgtgtatcgtgtgtctagtgtcgcccttgatgaaagaagggcgagattatagatgacacTATTCGGATTCTGTAATGTAGGACAAATAATCGTTATTGTTAGATAAAGTTACATTCCATTTAAGACATATTCACATGTTTTCGTTTTAATTTAATTCCTTCTTTATTATTTGAAAGCAAATGAAAAACTGTCGTGAAACAATTTGATCTACATCCGTAAATTAAAATCATACGAAAAGCTTTCTACGTTGAAAAAATTTCTCATATGGCTGTTACGaatgttattttatgaaaaactcctatgtttgataaataatgaaatacaaaatagtTAACATAGCTTCGGAGTTCTATTAATCATATCGACCCATTGAAAAACATTCctgttgtgttatgatataaCAGACAGCTATCACACCGCCGCCATATGTTAACTGCTAAATAGTTGATCAGGCAGAATTTGATATAAgcatgttatattttgttatttatttaattttaattcattttttcatTTGGACATCAAAATTGTACATTCATACTCATTTCAACTTTCAACAAAAAGCATACTTAACTACATTTGGTATGTTATTTGTCAAATGAATAGAGAGTGTTgatacattttgatttatttttataacagATACGTTTAACCTAGAAATACACTATCTATTTTACATTACAGGTCATGTTGCAGCATTTAACGCTCACGGCTTCCATCAGTTGTCAAATGATGTCAATGCATTTCCCACTGTGATCTTCAACGAAGGCAATGCGTACAACCCCAGTACTGGACACTTCACAGCTCCTGTGGACGGGATATACTACTTCACTGCCCAAATCTGCGTTAAGAGCGGTCatgttgtttactttttcttgGAAAAAGGCAGTGAAAGCATGAGCGGCATGGTGCGTCTAACAGCTTTCGTCCAGGAAGAATCTAGCACCAGCAGTGGATGTACGTCTGCATCCTCCTCTGTGAAGCTGATAAGGAATGAGCACGTGTGGGTGAGGATGTTCCAGCAAGTCACCACATCAGAGATATTTGAAGATCTTAGTTATAATTGGATTTTATTTACTGGAACGTTCATTCAAGAGCTTTAATAAATTCGTGAACTTAATATGGTGTGTTTATTTCATCAAAGTTGTAGTAGTGTGTATAACACATATGTATGGCACAGTATGGTACCCGTTCCTTCGTATCAAACACTCCGTCAGTAGTTGCAACACCCGAACTATTTGAACCATCGTTCATTAAGCATATTTCATAGACCATGCTTCTGAGCGAAGATTGAAAACACAGATTTAACACAATCatcttaagttattttttttaattattagtagTATTGTTGTTATTATCGTCGTTGTTCTACATTTTATTAATGGCTATTCTAGCGCGTCACTGGTTTCCCTGAGTtcgttatatgtattttaattgcgAAGATATTACAATAATTGTTAATCGTATCCCAAACGACTTGTTGGTGCTCTATCTGTATACAAATCAACGGCGTGAATGTTAAGATGACCCAAGAGGATTTATGCGAGCTTTCAGATTCATGTACCGAGTACTATTAATATGATCTAAATCTGGGTGATCTTTTCATTCATGTAAGGCTTGattgttaaatatattcattTCGACTCTGTCTATTTACCACAAAGTCCAGTAGAAGTTAATATTTCTGtacgttatattttgtgttggccTTAGGATTACCTGTACTGTTGATCGGTCAGTTAAACGTATTTCATATTAAATCGGATCAAATAGGGTTGTTCGAACAAAGGTAGTCTACAATTTCAAATAgctattaaaatgaataaaaactgtctattttgtaaatttattaaataaaatagaaacttaACATGCATATAT from Dreissena polymorpha isolate Duluth1 chromosome 10, UMN_Dpol_1.0, whole genome shotgun sequence encodes the following:
- the LOC127849282 gene encoding A disintegrin and metalloproteinase with thrombospondin motifs adt-2-like is translated as MYLHCGLTLLALFGINVSECLQCFNCQNINDPKSCPGRVECLNNQSCVLQTRHSGNEVLYNMSCQDNQLCSSFRDDPSGIIGRSVQTREPNRCPECCSTDYCNDQLCAHREAHGSWAEWCPWSGCTVTCDVGLRKRSRTCNEDYCAGDTSENTVCLQEPCANRNGGWSSWGGWQSCSVSCGVGLKVQRRTCNSPSPSAYGKGCEGNSETSAVCVNTPCHVAAFNAHGFHQLSNDVNAFPTVIFNEGNAYNPSTGHFTAPVDGIYYFTAQICVKSGHVVYFFLEKGSESMSGMVRLTAFVQEESSTSSGCTSASSSVKLIRNEHVWVRMFQQVTTSEIFEDLSYNWILFTGTFIQEL